From Thermoflavifilum aggregans, a single genomic window includes:
- a CDS encoding PDZ domain-containing protein: MKRWIFFLLCSLGFTPWVFAQDHTGNSTPGEYQEIIIRQRGQMNPNLDIHIKGGEVWINGKKYDQYADSSLTVIERKIPLRDGNSYIFEQSPNPHIRIYPFQDRDSNSSSRALLGVMTAQASDQEGAKIEEVMRGTAADSAGLLAGDIITKVDDHIIHSPQELADVIRSYQPGDEVTITYTRNHQTQTTKARLGKEENNPVDLFGANPLPYFQMPNGWPYRNFRPFDMPDFHAYFFRNPSPKLGITIQDTEGNNGVKVLKVTPDMPAAKAGVKPGDIVTQLGDRPISNVEDMLQALRDYQQSSSVTLKIKRNNETRTLTLTLPHSLKKADL; this comes from the coding sequence ATGAAACGATGGATTTTCTTCCTGTTATGCAGCCTGGGGTTTACGCCATGGGTATTTGCCCAGGATCATACCGGCAATTCCACACCGGGTGAATACCAGGAAATTATTATTCGCCAGCGCGGACAGATGAATCCCAACCTGGATATCCACATCAAAGGCGGAGAAGTGTGGATCAACGGGAAAAAATATGATCAATACGCCGACAGTTCATTAACCGTTATCGAACGGAAAATTCCGCTGCGTGATGGAAACAGCTATATTTTTGAACAATCACCCAATCCACATATCCGCATCTATCCCTTCCAGGATCGGGATTCCAACAGTTCATCGCGCGCATTGTTGGGTGTGATGACTGCACAGGCCAGCGATCAGGAAGGAGCTAAAATTGAAGAAGTGATGCGGGGCACCGCAGCCGATAGTGCCGGCTTGCTTGCAGGTGATATTATTACCAAAGTGGATGATCATATTATTCATTCCCCGCAGGAGCTTGCAGATGTGATTCGCAGCTACCAACCCGGTGATGAAGTGACGATTACCTACACACGCAATCATCAGACCCAAACCACAAAAGCCCGTCTGGGCAAAGAAGAAAACAATCCTGTGGATTTATTCGGCGCCAATCCTTTACCCTATTTTCAGATGCCAAATGGATGGCCGTATCGCAATTTTCGTCCCTTCGATATGCCGGATTTCCATGCCTATTTCTTCCGGAATCCCTCACCTAAACTCGGAATCACCATTCAGGATACGGAAGGAAATAACGGCGTGAAAGTATTGAAAGTTACGCCCGATATGCCGGCTGCCAAAGCAGGTGTAAAACCGGGTGATATTGTTACACAGCTGGGTGATCGGCCAATCAGCAACGTGGAAGATATGTTGCAGGCACTGCGCGATTATCAGCAAAGCAGCTCCGTAACCCTGAAAATCAAACGCAACAACGAAACACGCACGCTGACACTTACATTGCCACATTCGCTTAAAAAAGCGGATTTATAA
- the alaS gene encoding alanine--tRNA ligase, whose translation MPLTAREIRQQFLDFFKSKGHIIVPSSPIVVKNDPTLLFTNAGMNQFKDFFLGTQTPQYRRVADTQKCLRVSGKHNDLEEVGKDTYHHTMFEMLGNWSFGDYFKEEAIAWAWELLTKVYQIPEDRLYATVFEGDAAEQLPADEEAYQHWLKWLPADRVLKGSKKDNFWEMGDTGPCGPCTEIHIDCRPEEQRRQQPGNTLINQNHPEVIEIWNLVFIQYNRLKDGSLEPLPARHVDTGMGLERLVRVLQGKQSNYDTDLFLPLIQATEDLTGIRYDGGQSYQAISFRVIADHIRALCFTIADGQLPSNTGAGYVIRRILRRAVRYYYSHLGIREPMLYQLVPVVGEIFQGVFPEVQQQSSFIAKIIFEEEQHFLKTLETGIQRIETYFETATTREIPGQLAFELFDTYGFPIDLTRIIAAEKGFSVDEAGFRHALEAQKNRSRQATALEVGDWTILSDGLTRFVGYEQLHTTSQVLRYRQVTEKGKSFYQIVLNETPFYAESGGQVGDTGWFIQGTQKIQVWDTRKENDLIVHLTRELPAHPEQPLEAHVDEIRRQKLMLNHSATHLLHAALRQVLGHHVQQKGSLVHPDYLRFDFSHFNKLSTQEIQEVEAVVNAKIRENIPVQIQYMPREEALRMGAMALFGEKYGEQVRVVTMDPRFSIELCGGTHVRYTGEIGFFIITAETAVAAGVRRIEALTGEAAWQYVRQQLALLADARELLHQPRQLTDALQKLIEEKSQLEKQYQSLEQKWLQQQAKQLAQQAKKIHDVQFIGQIVDVPSADALKQLGFFLRDHLVPTYLIVLAAVIQDKAQVLIMTDENSAAQYHWHAGEWMKKIVAPLIQGGGGGQATIATGGGKNTSSLQEVIHRMAQMAQA comes from the coding sequence ATGCCATTAACCGCCCGTGAGATCAGACAACAATTTCTGGATTTTTTCAAAAGCAAGGGACATATCATCGTACCTTCCTCACCCATTGTGGTAAAAAACGATCCCACTCTGCTTTTTACCAATGCAGGCATGAATCAGTTCAAAGACTTTTTTCTGGGTACCCAAACACCTCAATATCGCCGGGTTGCGGATACCCAGAAATGCTTGCGGGTAAGCGGCAAACATAACGATCTGGAAGAAGTCGGCAAGGATACCTATCATCATACCATGTTTGAAATGCTGGGCAACTGGAGCTTCGGAGATTATTTCAAGGAAGAAGCCATTGCCTGGGCCTGGGAATTGCTTACCAAAGTATATCAGATTCCGGAAGACAGGTTGTATGCAACCGTATTTGAAGGTGATGCTGCCGAGCAATTGCCTGCAGATGAGGAAGCCTATCAGCACTGGCTGAAATGGCTACCCGCCGATCGTGTCCTGAAGGGCAGCAAAAAAGACAATTTCTGGGAGATGGGCGATACCGGCCCCTGCGGCCCCTGCACCGAAATTCATATTGACTGTCGGCCTGAAGAACAACGCAGGCAGCAGCCCGGAAATACACTGATCAACCAAAACCATCCTGAAGTCATTGAGATCTGGAATCTGGTGTTTATCCAATATAACCGGCTGAAAGATGGTTCGCTGGAACCTCTTCCTGCCCGGCATGTAGATACCGGCATGGGGCTGGAGCGGCTGGTAAGGGTATTGCAGGGCAAACAAAGCAATTATGATACGGATTTGTTCCTGCCCCTGATTCAGGCTACCGAAGATCTTACAGGCATTCGCTACGACGGTGGGCAAAGTTATCAAGCCATCAGCTTCCGCGTCATTGCCGATCATATCCGGGCACTGTGTTTTACGATTGCCGACGGACAACTGCCCTCCAATACCGGCGCCGGCTATGTGATCCGGCGTATTCTCCGCCGGGCTGTTCGTTATTACTATTCCCATCTGGGTATCCGAGAACCTATGCTCTACCAGCTGGTGCCGGTGGTGGGTGAAATTTTCCAAGGTGTTTTCCCGGAAGTGCAGCAACAAAGCAGCTTTATTGCCAAAATTATTTTCGAAGAAGAACAGCATTTTCTCAAAACCCTGGAAACTGGCATACAAAGAATTGAAACCTATTTTGAAACGGCCACCACACGTGAAATTCCCGGTCAGCTTGCATTTGAACTGTTCGATACCTATGGTTTCCCGATTGATCTGACCCGTATTATCGCAGCAGAAAAAGGCTTCAGCGTGGATGAAGCCGGATTCCGGCATGCGCTGGAAGCTCAGAAAAACCGCTCCCGCCAGGCTACAGCCCTGGAAGTGGGGGACTGGACCATTCTTTCTGACGGACTTACTCGTTTTGTGGGATATGAGCAGCTGCATACCACTTCCCAGGTGCTGCGCTATCGCCAGGTTACGGAAAAAGGAAAAAGTTTTTACCAGATCGTACTCAACGAAACACCTTTTTATGCTGAAAGTGGCGGGCAGGTGGGCGATACCGGATGGTTCATCCAGGGTACTCAAAAAATTCAGGTGTGGGATACCCGAAAAGAAAATGATCTGATTGTTCATCTTACACGGGAACTTCCCGCCCATCCGGAACAACCGCTGGAGGCCCATGTGGACGAGATACGCAGGCAGAAGCTCATGCTGAACCATTCTGCCACTCATCTGCTGCATGCCGCATTGCGGCAGGTATTGGGTCATCATGTGCAGCAAAAAGGATCGCTGGTGCATCCTGATTATCTGCGGTTTGATTTTTCACATTTCAACAAGCTCAGTACACAGGAAATTCAGGAGGTGGAAGCTGTGGTCAACGCGAAAATCCGTGAAAATATACCCGTACAGATTCAATACATGCCGCGTGAAGAAGCGCTCCGGATGGGCGCTATGGCATTGTTTGGCGAAAAATACGGCGAGCAGGTGCGGGTGGTAACCATGGATCCCCGGTTTTCCATCGAGCTATGCGGCGGAACCCATGTCAGATATACCGGTGAAATAGGCTTTTTTATCATCACGGCCGAAACAGCTGTAGCTGCCGGTGTACGTCGTATCGAAGCCCTTACCGGTGAAGCCGCCTGGCAATACGTGCGTCAGCAACTGGCCTTGCTTGCCGATGCCAGAGAATTGCTCCATCAACCCCGTCAGCTGACCGATGCTTTGCAAAAGCTAATTGAAGAAAAATCACAGCTGGAAAAACAATATCAATCGCTGGAGCAGAAATGGCTGCAGCAACAAGCCAAACAACTGGCCCAGCAGGCGAAAAAAATACATGACGTGCAGTTCATTGGACAGATAGTGGATGTGCCTTCTGCTGATGCATTGAAACAACTGGGTTTTTTCCTTCGCGATCATCTGGTACCTACCTATCTGATTGTGCTGGCTGCCGTTATCCAGGACAAAGCCCAGGTGCTGATTATGACAGATGAAAATAGCGCCGCTCAGTATCATTGGCATGCAGGAGAATGGATGAAAAAAATTGTGGCTCCGCTGATTCAGGGTGGAGGAGGCGGACAAGCCACCATAGCCACTGGAGGAGGAAAAAACACTTCATCCCTGCAGGAAGTGATCCATCGCATGGCACAAATGGCACAGGCTTAA
- a CDS encoding M23 family metallopeptidase codes for MKKIKYYYDTRSLRYERWVMPLWMKLLRTAGILLAILFTAILIFLLASPFLDTPHDKMLRQDLLAMREQYHVLTGQLHRMEQQLHELQSRDNQIYRAIFAASPIPDSLRAHEQARIAEMDMLDGLSNMQLISNAAAMIRDIEHRIHVQNQSYAELDSLVQNKQKLLASIPAIEPIPDEDINRIASGFGYRIDPIYKTRKFHPGIDFAASEGTPVYATGNGVVEWSGMDESGYGIHVIIRHGFGYETLYGHMEKTVVKKGQQVKRGQIIGYVGSSGKSTGPHCHYEVIRNGVKVNPVYFFYNDITPQQYERILKMAAANNQSLD; via the coding sequence ATGAAAAAGATCAAGTATTATTACGATACCCGTTCGTTGCGTTATGAAAGATGGGTGATGCCTCTGTGGATGAAATTGTTGCGCACTGCGGGTATACTGCTGGCTATTTTGTTCACGGCCATTCTAATTTTTTTATTAGCCAGTCCTTTTCTGGATACACCTCATGATAAAATGTTGCGACAGGATCTGCTGGCTATGCGTGAACAGTATCATGTGCTGACGGGTCAGTTGCATCGCATGGAACAGCAGTTGCATGAATTGCAAAGCAGGGATAATCAAATTTATCGAGCCATTTTTGCTGCATCGCCTATTCCCGACAGTTTGCGGGCGCATGAACAGGCGCGCATAGCGGAAATGGACATGCTCGACGGGCTTAGCAATATGCAACTGATCAGCAATGCCGCAGCTATGATCCGGGATATTGAACATCGCATCCATGTGCAGAATCAATCTTATGCCGAACTGGATTCACTTGTACAAAACAAACAGAAATTACTCGCATCCATTCCTGCCATTGAACCTATTCCTGATGAAGACATCAACCGCATAGCTTCCGGTTTTGGTTATCGCATTGATCCGATTTACAAAACCCGTAAATTCCATCCGGGCATTGATTTTGCTGCATCGGAAGGTACGCCTGTCTATGCCACAGGCAATGGTGTGGTGGAATGGTCGGGCATGGATGAGAGTGGCTATGGCATCCATGTAATTATCAGACATGGATTTGGCTATGAAACTTTGTACGGCCACATGGAAAAAACAGTTGTGAAAAAAGGTCAGCAGGTAAAACGAGGCCAGATTATCGGATATGTAGGCAGCAGCGGAAAATCCACCGGCCCGCATTGCCATTATGAGGTGATCCGCAATGGTGTGAAGGTAAACCCGGTGTATTTCTTCTACAATGATATTACACCCCAGCAATATGAGCGTATTTTGAAAATGGCTGCTGCAAACAATCAGTCTTTGGATTAA